The DNA region CCGAGCGCCACAAGGAGGAACCAGCCTACCGTATCACTGACTTTGGTAGAGGCGTTCTCAACGGTGAAGTCGGATATGAAGAGCTCAACGAGGAGAATGAATGAACATGGGACGGCCCGAAATCCTTCTGCCTACCCAGTACCGGTTTGATCAGTAGAGGGACTCCCGCCCGTAGATGAGTCAAGCAGGACCTTGACGAATCGAAACCTGTTGACGGAAGTGACCGAATCGTCGTGTCACGTGTTCGTGCGAGAATCTGTCGTTGTCGGTGGTCGCTCGCGCGAGTCGTGTCGCTGCTAGTGCGACAGGTCCGACGCTTCGAGCGGCCGCGACGCCTCCCAGTACGCCTCGAACCGGTCGATGGCCCACGACTGGACGGCCTCGGCGTCGGTGTCGATGGAGCCCTGCAGGATGCCGCGGTCGTCGCGCAACAGCAGGTGGACCACGTCGTCCGCGACGGTCACGGCGAGGGGGACCTCGCCGTCGTAGACCCGGACGTGGGCGTCCTCGGCCTCCACGAGCGACCTGAGCAGGTGGCACAGCTCAGACTCGGCGGTGAGCGCGTCGATGGCCGAGTTCGAGAAGACGCCGGAGAAGACGAGGTCGCCGTCTGCGACCTGCTGTTCGACGGTGGCGAGGCTCTGGTTGTTGAAGGCGTGTGAGAAACTGCGGATCTCCGAGCACGCCGTCGTGAGGTCGAGCGTCCGCTGGAGCGGCGCGCTCGGTCGGGTCTGCGTCGGCTGGACGATGGTCGCGTCGGCGAGGTGGGCGAGGTCGAAGTCGAGCGCGTCGGCCGGCAGGTAGGGGACGAGTTCGCGCAGGGATTGCTCGGTCTCGACGATGGTCAGCAGGTTCGTGAAGCCGTCGGAAACGAGTTTTCCGGTCGGCGTCGCGGTGTAGGTGCCGCCGTCGCGCCGGATCCACGACCGTTCCTCGAAGTCCTCGAGGATGCGCCCGAGCGTGGCCTGGGAAGCGCCCGTCGCGTCCGCGAGGTCGGCCCGCGACTGTGGCTCTGCGGCGAGTCGCTCCAGCACCGTCACCCGGTTCGCGGAGAGCGCCAGGAACTCGATCTCCTCGAGTGCGGTTTCCATAGCGCCACTGAGTCCGTCTGGTTGAAACCACTTTCGCACTGTGAAAGGATTTCAACTCGTGAAACTGGCGTGCATCGCGTCGGTGCTTGCACGTCGTATTAGATTTTAGAAACGAGCCTAAGCCCCCGAAGGAGCTAGACAGGGACAAGATGGATACGCCTCTCTCGGTCCACGGTTCTGCGGTATCGGTTCGGCAACAGGTCGTCGCGGGTGCCCGTCGGCGCCCCGGCGCGGAGGGCAGCCCCTGATGGTCGTCGACCGGCAGACCCTGCGGTACTTCCTCACGGCAGCGGTCCTCTTCGGTGGGACCTTCGTCGCCGCGAAGGCGGGCCTCGCGTACTTCCCGCCACTGCTGTTCGTGGCGTTCCGGTTCGACATCGCGGCGCTCGTCCTCGTGGGCTACGTGCTCGCGACCCGGAGTCGCAGTGAACTGCTACCCCGGACCCGGGGCGACGTGGTCGGTATCCTCGCGACCGGCGTGTTCGCCATCGGCGCGGCGAACGCACTGCTGTTCGTCGGGCAGCAGTACACGACGAGCGCGGTCGGGGCCATCATGGCGAGCCTCAACCCCGTGCTGACGCCCGTCTTCGCCGCGCTCCTGCTCGGTGACGAGCGCGTGTCGCCGCGGGTGGTCGCCGGCCTTCTGCTCGGACTCGTCGGCGTGGGCCTCGTCGTTGGGTTCGACCCCACGAGCGTCTCCAGCCTCGGCGTCGGGAAGCTCGTCCTCTTCGCCGGTGCGGCCATCGGCGCCCTCGGGACGGTCCTCATCCGGTGGGGCGACGGCAGCCTCTCCAGTACGGTCCGGACCGCGTGGGGCCTTCCCTTCGCCGCCGCCCTCACCCACGGGCTCAGCTGGGCGACCGGCGAACAGCTCTCGGCCGTGACGGTCGCACCCGCCGGCCTGCTCACGCTCGTCTACCTGGGCGTCTTCGCCGGTGCCATCGCCTACATCGCCTACTTCGGCCTCATCGACGAGGTCGGGGCGGTGCGCGCGAACCTGGTGTTCTACGCCACGCCCATCGTGGCGACGCTCGGCGGCTGGGCGCTGCTCTCGGAGGGTATCTCCGCGAACGCGATGCTCGGCTTCGGCGTCATCTTCGCCGGGTTCGCCGTCCTCGGCAGCGACTCCATCGACCTCGGTGACGTGCTCCCCGCAGTCGGTGACACCCCGGAGGAATCGGGGTCGGCGTTGAACATCAACGGCGAGCCTCGCGGCTTCGAATCCGACTGAATCGGGTCCCGACCAGCAGCTATAAACCGGCTCCTGTCCGGATTCCTGACGAACGCGTTCCCGCACAGACCGGAGCGCAAAACGTCCTCGATGATGCCACTCCCACTCGAGCCACGGTTACAGGTCGCCGCGGGCGCACAGTCGCTCGCACAGGTTCAGGAACTGCTCGCGGCGATGGGACCGGCGTTGCTCATGCCGATCATCGTCTTCCTGCTCGGGGTCGCGGTCGGGCTTCCACTACTCGAGGCCGCCCGGTCCGGCCTCCTCGTGGGGGTGGCGTTCGTGGGTATCTTCGCGCTCCTGGATTTCGTTCTCGGGCCGATTTCGGTGACGATACAGGCGCTCGCGACCGTCTGGGGCCTGAACCTCGTCGGCCTCGACATCGGCTGGGCGCCGGTCTCGGGGTTCGCCTGGGCGATGGGCGTGACCGCACTCGTGATCCCCCTCGGCCTCGGCGTGAACCTGGCCCTGCTCGCGGTCGGCTGGACGCGGACGCTGGATGCGGACATCTGGAATTACTGGCAGTGGGCACTCAACGCGGCAATCGTGTACGTGGTCACCGGGAGCTGGGTGCTCGGACTCGCCGCCGCCATCGTCACCGAAGTCATCGTGCTCCGGCTCGCGGACTGGACCGCTGAACTCGGGCAGGCCTACTTCGAGATTCCGGGCACGAGCCTCCCGCACGCCCAGAGCGTCCTGCAGGCCCCGTTCGCGTTCGCCATCGACCGCTGTCTGCGGTCGGTGCCCGTGGTCGGGAGCGTCGAGGTGAGTCCGGAGGCCATCGAACGGCGCATCGGTGTCTTCGGCGAACCCGTCATCCTGGGGTTCCTCGTCGGGCTGTTCGTCGGCGTCCTGGCGCAGCGACCGCCGCTCGAGAGTTTCCGGACCGGGGTGTACGTCGCCGGGCTGTTGACGCTGTTGCCCGAGATCGTGGGGTTCCTCGTCGACGGCCTCGACCCCGTCGTCGACCGCGCATCGACCCGAATCGACGAGAGTGACCGCTTCGGCGGCGAGACGGTCGTCATCGGCATCGACGCCGGCGCCATCGTCTTCGCCGACACCACGTCGGTCGTCGCCGGGCTCTTGCTCATCCCCTACGCGCTGGGGCTCGCGGTCATCCCCGGCATCGTCGTGATGCCCCTGGCCGACCTCGTCGTCCTTCCCATCTTCTGCATGTGGGCCGCCGCCATCAGCCGCGGGAACCTCGTCCGGACGGTCATCGGTGGTGCGATGATGACGACCGTCGTCACCGTCGCGAGCACGCTGCTCGCACCCTACATCACGGCGATGGGGCGGTCGACCGGTGGGTTACAGACGATAGACACGAACGGGGCCGAACTCGTCTCCGCGCTGAGTGCGGGTGGCCACTGGTGGTCGCTCGGCCTGTTCGCACCACTGGGTCTCGGGAAGGAGATAGAGACCACGGTCGTCGTCGCCGGTCTCCTCTCGGCCGTGCTCGCCTACGGCTGCTACCGGTGGACCCGTGAGATGCCGGCCAGGGTAGCCGCCGCCTGCGAGACCGAGACCACGGAAGCGGTCGACCGAACGCCGAAGACGCCGGCCGTCGAGACTGACGATTGAGAAATCGAAGGGTCGCCGACTAGCGGTTGTCACCGACCGACGCTGGTCGAGAACAGTTCGCCACCGTCGGGTGCGCGGACGGTGACCGAGAGTTCGTCGCCGAACGCGGTGGTCGCGTCACTGCCGGCACCCTCGGGTGCGACCCGGAGTTCGCCGTCGCCGTCGACCCAGAGCGTCAGGGTGCCGCCGCGGAACGGCTCGACGAGCGTGGTCTCGTAGACGACGCCCCCGGATTCGAGCGTCACGGTCGAGCCGGCGGGGACCGCGTCGCCGTGGGTGTGGACCAGCGTGACGGTGCTGTCGTCGAAGGACTCCAGGTCGAGGCCGAGTTCGAGGGCGGCGCTGGCCGGGACCTCGTCGACCCAGTCGGGTCGTTCGGGCGCCGTGACGCCGAGTCGCTCGACCGTGTAGGTCGTGCGGTACGCCGTGCCGTCGCCGTACTCCACGACGGTCTCGGCGGACCGGATGACACCGCTGTCGTCGACCGCGAGGGTGACGGTCGTGTCGGTCTCGCCGTCGGACCCGACCCGGTCGAGCGCGGCCTCGAGTCTGACGGTGTCCGCGTCGGGCCCGGTGGTGACCCGGTAGGCGGTCGCAGCGGTCTGCACCTCGCGCTGGAGGCCACCGGACCAGACCATATCGCCGGGGAGCGTGACACGCTCACCGACGTCGAAGGTCGTCTCACCGGCCTCGACGTGCCGGAGGACCCGAGTCGTCTGGTTCAGCCACAGGTCGACGTCGGTGACGATCTCGGTCCCGTCCGCGTCGTACCCGGTAGACCTCGCGGTCTGGCGGACGATCTCACCGCCGGGGCCGGCGGTCGTCGTCTGGGTCAGCCGCACCTCCTCGACCCCGTCGTGCGCGACGGTGGTCGTCTGCTGGACGACGAAGCCGTCGGTGAGGAGTGCACGCTGGTGTGCCTCAAGGAGTCGGATGGGGTTGTCCAGCCCGGCCTCGGTGACCCCCGGCGCGAGTTCGCCCGGCTGGAGTTCGTCACCGGTGGTCGTGCCTACGGCTGGTCCATCTGTCACCGTCAGACAACCAGCGAGTACGACAAGCGCTACCACGGCGAGTACGAGTGTCCTGTTCATGTGATATATTCGTCCGACGGGACGATATCCCAGCCGCTGATTCTCCGGCGGCGAGAACGAGTCGTGCCGGCTCCCGACGGAAATCGGGTGCGACGTTGGAGTTCGCACCAACACTCTTGCTGTTGGAGTGCGTACCAACAGCCGTGACCGAGGAGCAGGGGGCCACGACTGGTGTCGACGACACCGAGAACACGACCGACCGCACGCTCCACGTCCGCTTCCGCGAGGGGAGCGACGACGACCTGGAGGAGGCACTCGCCGCGCTCGACCGCGGCGAGACGCCCGACCCGCAGTTCGAGGTCGTCTTCCACGACCCGGGCGACGTCCACCTCGTGACCCGGCCGAAGTCCCTCGAACTGCTCCGGGCCATCGTCCAGCACGAGCCGGCGAGCATCCGCGAGACCGCCCGGCTCGTCGACCGCGACGTGAGCCAGGTGCACCGGAACCTGACCGAACTCGAGGCGTTACACCTCGTCGAACTCGTCGACGAGGGGAACGCGAAGCGACCGGTCGTCTGGTACGACGCCATCGACATCGACCTCCCGCTCGTCAAGCCGGCGGTGGATTCCGACGAAGCGACCGTCTGAGCCGGGATGCAAACTTTTTACTCGGTGATGAAATAATACTTCAGTAATGACCGAACGGTTCGACCGACGGAGTGGTGTCTTCTTGCACGTGACCGCCCTGCCCGGCGAGGGCGGCATCGGAACACTGGGGGAACCCGCCGAGGCGTTCGTGGACTTCCTGGCCGACGCGGAGCAGTCGCTCTGGCAGGTCTGCCCGCTCGGCCCGGTCTCGGGCGCCCACGGGAACTCGCCGTACCAGTCGCCCTCGGCGTTCGCGGGCAACCCGCTGCTCGTGGACCTCGACCGGCTGGTCGAGGCGGGGTGGCTCGACGAGGCCGACCTCGACGCCGTCCCCGACCTCGGGCAGGACCAGGTCGACTTCGACGCGGTGCGAGAGTACAAACTCCCGCTGCTGCGCGAGGCGTTCGAGAACTTCGAGTCGCGGGCAGACGAAGCCGACCGCGAGGCCCTCGCAGACTTCCGTGAGGAACAGGACTGGCTCGACGACTACACCCTCTTCGTCGCGCTGAAGGACCGGTTCGACGGCGCGCTCTGGACCGAGTGGCCCGAGGAGTACCGGATGCGCGACGCGGACGCCCTCGCCGCAGCGCGCGAGGAACACGCCGAGGAGATCCGGTACCAGGCCCTCGTCCAGTACTGGTTCTACGACCAGTGGCACGACCTCCGGGCCTACGCGAACGACAACGGCGTCGAGCTACTGGGCGACCTCCCCATCTACGTCGCGCTCGACAGCGCCGACGTGTGGGCCGCCCCCGACGCCTTCCAGCTCGACGACCAGAACCGACCGACCGCGGTCGCCGGCGTCCCCCCGAACGACGGCGACGACGGCCAGAAGTGGGGCAACCCCCTCTACGACTGGGAGACGCTGGCCGACGACGACTTCGACTGGTGGGTCGACCGCCTCGGTGGCCTGCTCGACCTCGTCGACGTGGTCCGCATCGACCACGTGAAGGGCTTCGACAGCTACTACGCCATCCCGGTCGACGGCAGCCCCGCCGACGGCCACTGGGCGGACGCCCCCGGCCACGACCTGTTCGAGACGGTCGAGGACGAACTGGGCGACCTGCCCTTCGTCGCCGAGGACCTCGGCTTCCCCGACCCCGACCTGACCGCGCTGCTCGACCGCTTCGACTTCCCCGGCATGAAGGTCGCCTACTACGCCGACTGGTGCGCCGACGACCACGAACACCTCCCGCACACCTTCCCCGAGGACACCGTCGGCTACACCACCACCCACGACACCGACACCGCCGTCGGGCTCTACGACTCGCTCTCCGACGCGGACCGCGAGTGCCTGGAGCACTACCTCGAAAGCGGCCGCGAAGACGTGCAGTGGGCGCTCATCGACGCCGTCTGGCGGTCCGACGCCGTCATCGCCATCACCACCATGCAGGACGTGCTCGGCCTCGGCTCCTGGGCGCGGTTCAACACGCCCGGCACCGCCGAGGGCAACTGGGACTGGCGCACCCGGTACGAGCACCTCCACGAGGACGTATCTGGGCGGCTTGCGGACGTGACGCGGAATCGTGGACGGGTTCGGGACTGAAGCCAGCCGTCAGTACTCGAGGACCATCTCGAGGTCGGAACCGTCGTAGTTGTACGACTTGATACCGTTCGAGTCGCAGTAGTCCGCCAGCTCGGCGGGCGCCGGGACGTCGCCGTCGAGTTGTCCTTCGTACACTACGTCGACCGAGGCGTCCTCACAGCAGGCGATGACCACGGCAGGGTCCGGCTCGTCGTGCGAGGTCTTGACGACTCTATCGCCGGGAACGAGCGGGTTCGTCGCCGGTTCGAGGTTCGTGTGGTTGTACCGGTACAGTTTCACGGACTGGTCGTCGCAGTACGAGGCGAGCAGGGCCGGATGGATCTCGCGCCACTTCCCCGGGCCCTCGTCGAGCGCACTCGGGAACGCGACGTTGACCGCCTCGCCGTCCATCTGGTGGCCGAAAGCCGTCTCGTTCTTCTCCGGTGGAAGCACGTCGACGACCACGCCGACCGAGGACCCGTCCGACCCGGCCTTCTGCACCCGGTCGCCGGGACCGAAGGGGTTCTCGGGTTTCTGGTTCATGTGCGCCGTGTTCGGGCCGAGGTCGATGAGTTCGTTCATCGGACGGGCGGCCAGATGCGTGAGCTTCTCCGGCTCCTCACCGGAATACGCCGCCTGACTCTCGACCTTCGAGTGGAGCGTCGAGAGACGTTCCCAGCCGAGCAGGATGAGACTGTCTTCGGCGTCACGGTGCCAGACCATGACGACGATGTCGTCGTCCGGGTCGTTCTCGACGATGGACTTCGGCGTGAACGCGGACACGTCGCGAGACGTCTTCACGTCGACCTCGTAGCCGAACACCTCGAAATCGTACGCAGAGAAGCTCTCCGGGTTGCAGTAGCGCATCGCGTCCTCGTTCTTCCACTCCCACATCTCGACCGGCAGGTACTCGCGACAGAACTGTTCGAACGCGAGTTCACCGAGGTTCCCGATGCGCTTGACAGACACGTCGTCTGCACCTTGCTTGACAGCCTGATGGTTGGCCCGTCTCTTGTCTACGTCGTCCGGTTTGAACTCGTACACGGGATGAGAAAGTCGCATTACCAACATCAATCCAGATGCCTCCCATGTCAAGCATCCGGGCGCGCTGCCTATCTCCGACTCTCCTCGTCCTCCTCGGTACCGCTCCCGACGAACGAACCCTCACGCGCGAGGCTGTACCTGAGCAGCCGGTACAGCAGGTAGCTGAACACGGCGAACATCACGAACTCGACGAGATATATCTCCGCGACCTCCAGCAGCGTCAGTTCGTCGAGGAGGGCGCTGCGCGTCACGCTCAGGATGACGAACAGCAAGAGCAGGGTGAGGGCCGGCATGGTCACGAGCAGGATGCCGGCGACGACGAGCCAGAGCCGGTTCTCCAGCGGTCGCTCTCCGAGGGCTGCCGGACCGATTCCGGTGTCCGGCGGGTCGTCGGCGGTGCTGGCGCCGGGGACCGACGGCTTCGACTGACGGTCACCGCGCCCAGAGGGGTACCGCGGATCGGACTCCATACCAGCCATAAGTTCCAGTGATATATAAAATCTCCCAAAAATTTACCAGAATGGTCATATACTCGTGATACTTTTACCAGACTGTGAATAATGTCGGTCGTAGCGACACCCCCACACCGGCGGAGGAACCGACCATGAACCCGCAATCCGCGGCCGCGGCGACCGAGCGGCCGCGCCGGAAGGCCGCGCGGTACGGAACGGTCGCCATCGTCTCGTTCGCGTTCTACCTCGCGCTCGGTGACCCCAAGGACCCCTTCGACCTCGTCACGGGTGTCGTGAGCGCCGCGGTCGTCGCACTCGTACTCGGTCGCATCGCCACCGAACGCGCCCCGACCGCCCAGACCTTGCGCTCGTTCCTGCGCGCGGCTGTCTTCCTGCCGAAGCTCCTCTGGGCGGTCGTCCGGGCGAACCTCGCGCTCGCCGTCGTCGTCCTGCACCCGCGTCTCCCAATCGAGCCGTCGCTGGTTCGCATCCCTGCACCCGAGGGCGTCTTCGCCCGCGCGCTGCTGGCGAACAGCATCACCCTGACGCCGGGGACGGTCACGGTGGACATCGACGGTGACGAACTCGTCGTCCACACGCTGACCGCCGCCTCGCGCGCAGAGCTGCTGGAGGGCTCGCTCGTCCGTGCTGTCGCCGCCGTCACCAGTGACGGGTCGCCACACCCCGAGCAGGCCGTCCGAACCGACGGCGGGAGCGACCGGAACGCCGGAGGGAAGACCGGATGACCGACCTCGTCTCGACCGGTCTGCTCGTCGGCGCTGCCGCCCTGGTCCTGCTCGCACTCGGCCTCGCGGTCCGGGTCGTCGTCGGCCCCAGCACCGCGGACCGCGTCGTCGCGGTGAACGTCATCGGGACGGCCACCGTCGTCGTCATTGTCATGCTCGGCGCGGCACTCGACGAGCCGGGCTTCCTCGACGTCGCCCTGGTGTACGCCCTGCTGAACTTCCTGCTCTCGCTCGGGCTCTCGCGGTACTCCGTCGAGCGCGGAGGGCTGCTGTGACCCCGGTCGAGGGGCTGGTACTCGCCCTCGTCGCGGTGAGCGTGTTCTTCTCGCTCGTCGCGGTGGTCGGGTTCGCTCGGCTCCCCGACGTGTTCGCACGCGCCCACGCCGCCTCGAAGAGCGAGACGCTCGGCGCGCTCTCGGCGCTGGCCGCGGCAGCGGTCGTGTTCGGCCCCGGCGCGGAGCTGGTGAAACTCGGCCTGCTCGCGCTGTTCCTGCTCGTCACCGGCCCGACGGCCGCCCACGCCATCGTCCGGGCGGCCGCCCTCGCCGGGGCGACCCCGTGGACCCGCGAGACGGCCGACCCGGTGCCGGAGCCGGAGGTGACAGAGCGATGATGCCCGAGACCCTCGTGCTCGCCGGCCTGTTCGGTTTCGTGGCGGTCGCCGCCGTGGTGACCGCCCACGCGAAGCGCCTTCCGACCGTCCTGGTCGCCTTCGGCGCGTACAGCCTCGGGCTCGCCATGGTCTGGGTCGTCTTCCGCGCCCCCGACGTGGCACTCACCGAGGCCGCGGTCGGGGCGGGCGTGACCACCGCGCTGTTCATCCTCGTGGTGGCGCGCTCGCGAAAGCCCGCCAGCGGTGCGGCCGGTGGCAACGAGCCCGGGGGCGCCACCGTCGGCGGCGTCTCGGCGACCGGTTCGCCCACCACGACGGAGCGCCCCCGCCGGGTCCGCCCGGCGTCTGTCGCTCTCGCACTGCTCGTGACCATCGGAATCCTGGCCACGGTGCCCGCGCTCCCCGCCATCGGGGACGCCGAGGCGCCCGCCTTCGGCCCGGTCACGGAGTACTACCTCACGGACGCGGCCGACCGCGGCATCGACAACGTCGTGACGGCGGTCCTCGTCGTCTACCGCGGCTTCGACACGTTCGGCGAGATCGCCGTGGTGTTCGCGGCCGCGGTCGCCGTGCTCGCCGTACTCGGCCGGGAGGTGGTCGTATGAGCGACCGTCGTCCCGTGAACGGCCGGTCCGAGGCCGAGCAGTCGGGCGTCCGGAAGACGCCGCCGACCCCGGACAGCCCCGTCGTCACGACGACGGTCCGGGTCCTCGCGCCGTTCATCCTGACGTTCGCCCTGTTCACGCTGTTCCACGGCACCAAGTCCGTCGGTGGCGGGTTCCAGGGCGGCGTCGTGGCCGCGGCCGTCGTGGTCACGCTCGCGTTCGCCTTCGGCGTCCGCGCGACCGCCGCGTGGCTGTCGCCCGGCCGGCTCCTCGCGCTCGCAGCCACCGGCCTGGTCACCTTCGGCGTGGTCGCCCTCGCCGGCATCGCGTCGGGTGGGGCCTTCCTGCAGTTCGACGTGTTGCCCATCCCGAAGGCGTCGGTGTACGCCACCGAGGCCATCGAGCTGGGCATCGGCGCGACCGTCGGTGCGGTCGTCGTCGTGCTGTTCGTGAACCTCGCGGACTCGCTCAACGGGGGTGTCGGCCGATGAGCACCATCGAGAGCCTGCTGCTCACCCGCGGCGCGTACGTCCTGTACGCGCTGCTGGTCGGCGTCGGGCTGTTCGTCCTCGTCGACGACGACAACCTCGTGAAGAAGGTCGTCGGGTTGAACCTGTTCCAGACGGGTGTCTTCCTGTTCTTCATCGCGAGTGCCTTCCGCACCGGCGGGAGCGCCCCGCTCCTCTCCGGCGAGGGGCCGTACGTCAACCCGCTCCCGCACGTGCTCATCCTGACGGCCATCGTCGTCGGCGTGAGCGTCACGGCGGTCGCGCTCTCGCTCGTGGTCCGCCTGTACGACGAGTACGGGACGTTCGACGAGCGCGAGATTCGTGAGCTCCGCCGGCAGCAGCGCGCCGTGGCGGGCGAGACTCCCGAGGGCGCGGAGGTGCCGCGATGAACCACCTCCTCCCGCTGCTCGTGGCGGTCCCCCTGCTCGGGGCCATCGTCCCGTTCGTCCTCGGGGCGCGCTACCCGCGGCTCGCGGTCCGAGCGACCGCCGCGGTCCTGCTCGCACAGGTCGGTATCGCGGTCGCGGTCGTCGCCGCGGTCGCCGCGTCCGGCCCCCAGACCTACGTCCTCGGCGGCCTGCCCGCCGCGGTCGGCATCGGCCTGCTCGTCGACCAGGTGTCGGGCATCTTCGTGGTGCTCGTCGCGGTCGCCGGCGCGGTGCTCTACCTGACGGTCCGCGAGGACGCGACCGGCCCGGGTGACAGCCTCTGGCTGCTCCTCGTCGCCGGCCTGACCGGGGTCGTCGTCACCGCCGACGTGTTCAACCTGTACGTCTTC from Haloarchaeobius amylolyticus includes:
- a CDS encoding helix-turn-helix transcriptional regulator, which produces METALEEIEFLALSANRVTVLERLAAEPQSRADLADATGASQATLGRILEDFEERSWIRRDGGTYTATPTGKLVSDGFTNLLTIVETEQSLRELVPYLPADALDFDLAHLADATIVQPTQTRPSAPLQRTLDLTTACSEIRSFSHAFNNQSLATVEQQVADGDLVFSGVFSNSAIDALTAESELCHLLRSLVEAEDAHVRVYDGEVPLAVTVADDVVHLLLRDDRGILQGSIDTDAEAVQSWAIDRFEAYWEASRPLEASDLSH
- a CDS encoding DMT family transporter, which gives rise to MVVDRQTLRYFLTAAVLFGGTFVAAKAGLAYFPPLLFVAFRFDIAALVLVGYVLATRSRSELLPRTRGDVVGILATGVFAIGAANALLFVGQQYTTSAVGAIMASLNPVLTPVFAALLLGDERVSPRVVAGLLLGLVGVGLVVGFDPTSVSSLGVGKLVLFAGAAIGALGTVLIRWGDGSLSSTVRTAWGLPFAAALTHGLSWATGEQLSAVTVAPAGLLTLVYLGVFAGAIAYIAYFGLIDEVGAVRANLVFYATPIVATLGGWALLSEGISANAMLGFGVIFAGFAVLGSDSIDLGDVLPAVGDTPEESGSALNINGEPRGFESD
- a CDS encoding PTS transporter subunit IIC, translating into MMPLPLEPRLQVAAGAQSLAQVQELLAAMGPALLMPIIVFLLGVAVGLPLLEAARSGLLVGVAFVGIFALLDFVLGPISVTIQALATVWGLNLVGLDIGWAPVSGFAWAMGVTALVIPLGLGVNLALLAVGWTRTLDADIWNYWQWALNAAIVYVVTGSWVLGLAAAIVTEVIVLRLADWTAELGQAYFEIPGTSLPHAQSVLQAPFAFAIDRCLRSVPVVGSVEVSPEAIERRIGVFGEPVILGFLVGLFVGVLAQRPPLESFRTGVYVAGLLTLLPEIVGFLVDGLDPVVDRASTRIDESDRFGGETVVIGIDAGAIVFADTTSVVAGLLLIPYALGLAVIPGIVVMPLADLVVLPIFCMWAAAISRGNLVRTVIGGAMMTTVVTVASTLLAPYITAMGRSTGGLQTIDTNGAELVSALSAGGHWWSLGLFAPLGLGKEIETTVVVAGLLSAVLAYGCYRWTREMPARVAAACETETTEAVDRTPKTPAVETDD
- a CDS encoding HVO_A0114 family putative DNA-binding protein; the protein is MTEEQGATTGVDDTENTTDRTLHVRFREGSDDDLEEALAALDRGETPDPQFEVVFHDPGDVHLVTRPKSLELLRAIVQHEPASIRETARLVDRDVSQVHRNLTELEALHLVELVDEGNAKRPVVWYDAIDIDLPLVKPAVDSDEATV
- the malQ gene encoding 4-alpha-glucanotransferase, producing the protein MTERFDRRSGVFLHVTALPGEGGIGTLGEPAEAFVDFLADAEQSLWQVCPLGPVSGAHGNSPYQSPSAFAGNPLLVDLDRLVEAGWLDEADLDAVPDLGQDQVDFDAVREYKLPLLREAFENFESRADEADREALADFREEQDWLDDYTLFVALKDRFDGALWTEWPEEYRMRDADALAAAREEHAEEIRYQALVQYWFYDQWHDLRAYANDNGVELLGDLPIYVALDSADVWAAPDAFQLDDQNRPTAVAGVPPNDGDDGQKWGNPLYDWETLADDDFDWWVDRLGGLLDLVDVVRIDHVKGFDSYYAIPVDGSPADGHWADAPGHDLFETVEDELGDLPFVAEDLGFPDPDLTALLDRFDFPGMKVAYYADWCADDHEHLPHTFPEDTVGYTTTHDTDTAVGLYDSLSDADRECLEHYLESGREDVQWALIDAVWRSDAVIAITTMQDVLGLGSWARFNTPGTAEGNWDWRTRYEHLHEDVSGRLADVTRNRGRVRD
- a CDS encoding Na+/H+ antiporter subunit E, whose protein sequence is MNPQSAAAATERPRRKAARYGTVAIVSFAFYLALGDPKDPFDLVTGVVSAAVVALVLGRIATERAPTAQTLRSFLRAAVFLPKLLWAVVRANLALAVVVLHPRLPIEPSLVRIPAPEGVFARALLANSITLTPGTVTVDIDGDELVVHTLTAASRAELLEGSLVRAVAAVTSDGSPHPEQAVRTDGGSDRNAGGKTG
- a CDS encoding monovalent cation/H+ antiporter complex subunit F, with product MTDLVSTGLLVGAAALVLLALGLAVRVVVGPSTADRVVAVNVIGTATVVVIVMLGAALDEPGFLDVALVYALLNFLLSLGLSRYSVERGGLL
- the mnhG gene encoding monovalent cation/H(+) antiporter subunit G, translated to MTPVEGLVLALVAVSVFFSLVAVVGFARLPDVFARAHAASKSETLGALSALAAAAVVFGPGAELVKLGLLALFLLVTGPTAAHAIVRAAALAGATPWTRETADPVPEPEVTER
- a CDS encoding DUF4040 domain-containing protein, translated to MMPETLVLAGLFGFVAVAAVVTAHAKRLPTVLVAFGAYSLGLAMVWVVFRAPDVALTEAAVGAGVTTALFILVVARSRKPASGAAGGNEPGGATVGGVSATGSPTTTERPRRVRPASVALALLVTIGILATVPALPAIGDAEAPAFGPVTEYYLTDAADRGIDNVVTAVLVVYRGFDTFGEIAVVFAAAVAVLAVLGREVVV
- a CDS encoding MnhB domain-containing protein gives rise to the protein MSDRRPVNGRSEAEQSGVRKTPPTPDSPVVTTTVRVLAPFILTFALFTLFHGTKSVGGGFQGGVVAAAVVVTLAFAFGVRATAAWLSPGRLLALAATGLVTFGVVALAGIASGGAFLQFDVLPIPKASVYATEAIELGIGATVGAVVVVLFVNLADSLNGGVGR
- a CDS encoding cation:proton antiporter subunit C: MSTIESLLLTRGAYVLYALLVGVGLFVLVDDDNLVKKVVGLNLFQTGVFLFFIASAFRTGGSAPLLSGEGPYVNPLPHVLILTAIVVGVSVTAVALSLVVRLYDEYGTFDEREIRELRRQQRAVAGETPEGAEVPR